Proteins from a genomic interval of Anas platyrhynchos isolate ZD024472 breed Pekin duck chromosome 4, IASCAAS_PekinDuck_T2T, whole genome shotgun sequence:
- the LOC140002360 gene encoding zinc finger CCCH domain-containing protein 11A-like, whose protein sequence is MHKCTKETTPEKEEKKAVELNRPFPNLSSVADVQPTQQSGTRKCPEKSFEERRWEKWQQREQQEKLRKEEAAVKSTAGFFNTEPAGKVAAQFQGQEAKTNLMTSAKPSGGKVTFPKKKALKRKAPGSYPSAIAAVELRTALDADMMGPPAKKAAMGVSDVPEHVPAIRLEENPPNR, encoded by the exons ATGCACAAATGCACAAAGGAAACAA cacctgaaaaagaagaaaagaaggcagtggAATTGAACCGGCCTTTTCCTAACCTTTCCTCTGTAGCTGATGTACAG ccCACTCAGCAGAGTGGAACTCGTaaatgtccagagaagagctttgAAGAGAGACGGTGGGAGAAGTGGCAACAGAGAGAACAACAAGAGAAGCTTCGGAAGGAGGAAGCTGCTGTCAAATCTACTGCTGGCTTCTTTAATACTGAACCAGCAGGGAAAGTGGCAGCTCAATTTCAGGGCCAGGAAGCTAAAA CCAACTTGATGACATCTGCGAAGCCTTCGGGTGGGAAAGTCACTTTCCCCAAGAAGAAGGCACTGAAACGTAAGGCACCTGGGAGTTATCCCTCTGCCATAGCAGCTGTGGAACTCCGGACTGCCTTGGATGCTGACATGATGGGACCTCCAGCCAAAAAAGCAGCCATG gGTGTTTCAGACGTGCCGGAGCACGTCCCAGCCATCAGACTTgaagaaaatcccccaaacagGTGA
- the LOC140002361 gene encoding zinc finger CCCH domain-containing protein 11A-like, producing MQIGGKVLTILLVFSEDDVSTVPVKCSLAERLGKKVEAPGNADKAPKRDPVQVAKSLKDRLGLPPKQTSTERGKAAKPMGEIRVKTLEEIRREKALQRRETQAKGEAEGHGKTEDSSAGARPARAGRIKTFSEALSEKKNNRLVEEKKKAGESHTKSKIQGESKKQLALSGRMDCTL from the exons atGCAAATAGGGGg AAAAGTTCTTACAATActccttgttttctctgaagacGATGTAAGCACCGTTCCAGTGAAGTGCAGCCTTGCTGAAAGGCTGGGGAAGAAGGTagaggctccaggaaatgctgACAAAGCACCCAAGAGAGATCCAG ttcaaGTTGCCAAGTCTCTGAAGGACAGGCTGGGATTACCTCCTAAACAGACCAGCACTGAGAGAG GGAAGGCTGCTAAGCCGATGGGAGAGATCCGTGTGAAAACACTGGAGGAAATCCGTCGTGAGAAAGCTCTTCAGAGACGCGAAACTCAAGCCAAAGGCGAGGCTGAAGGGCATGGTAAAACTGAAGATTCCAGCGCAGGGGCAAGACCTGCTCGTGCAGGTCGCATCAAAACTTTCTCTGAAGCcttgtctgaaaaaaagaataatcgCTTggtagaagagaagaaaaaagcaggagaATCCCATACCAAGAGCAAAATTCAGGGTGAGTCCAAGAAGCAGCTCGCTCTGTCCGGGCGAATGGATTGCACATTGtag